The Henckelia pumila isolate YLH828 chromosome 2, ASM3356847v2, whole genome shotgun sequence genome includes a window with the following:
- the LOC140882176 gene encoding chitin elicitor receptor kinase 1-like — MSLLFLKLSLLLLIGLLSGADCRCSRGCDLALASYYMWQNSNLSILNQVTGVPIPTILSYNPQISNQDTVIAGTRTNIPFRCDCIDGEFLGHVFTYDVNSGDTYTTIADTYYSNLTSVQLLTRFNSYPDFNIPDTAQLNVPVNCSCGDKDVSKDYGLFVTYPLRSGETLESVAQASNLSSTLVRSYNPTANFSDGVSVVYIPGKDQNGNYPPLIYTLLSGLSGGIIAGISVAGVVGVLLFSGCLYIGYRRKKNAAKIQLVSGVSEGGTFSHAYDSAVNRDGASHGLTGITVDKSVEFSYEELASASNDFDIACKIGEGGFGSVYYAELRGEKAAIKKMDMQASREFLAELKVLTHVHHLNLVRLIGYCVEGSLFLVYEYIENGNLSQHLRGSGREPLTWSTRVQIALDSARGLEYIHEHTVPVYIHRDIKPANILIDKNFRAKVADFGLTKLTEVGSTSLPTGRLVGTFGYMPPEYAQYGDVSPKVDVYAFGVVLYELISAKDAIVKSTGSAADSKGLVALFEEVFNNPNRSESLQTLFDPRLGDYPLESVVKLAELARACTHENPQIRPSMRSIVVALMTLLSSTEDWDVGSFYGNQGLLNLMSGR, encoded by the exons ATGAGCCTGCTATTTCTGAAATTATCGCTACTACTGCTTATCGGACTATTATCCGGCGCCGATTGCCGGTGCAGCCGCGGCTGTGACTTAGCGCTAGCATCCTACTACATGTGGCAAAATTCAAACCTCTCTATCCTGAACCAAGTCACCGGCGTCCCAATCCCAACAATCCTCAGTTACAATCCTCAGATTTCTAACCAAGACACCGTGATAGCTGGTACGCGGACAAACATCCCGTTCCGTTGCGACTGCATCGACGGAGAGTTCCTCGGCCACGTCTTCACTTATGATGTCAACTCCGGAGACACTTACACGACTATCGCAGACACGTACTACTCGAATTTGACGAGTGTGCAGCTTTTGACGAGGTTTAATAGTTATCCCGACTTCAATATTCCCGACACTGCGCAGTTGAATGTCCCTGTGAACTGTAGTTGTGGCGACAAGGACGTATCGAAAGATTATGGGTTGTTTGTGACTTATCCTCTAAGGTCTGGGGAGACCTTAGAGTCGGTGGCCCAAGCCAGTAATTTGAGTTCTACTCTGGTGAGGAGTTATAATCCCACGGCCAATTTCAGTGATGGTGTCAGTGTTGTGTATATTCCGGGGAAAG ATCAGAATGGGAATTATCCACCTCTAA TCTATACCTTGTTATCAGGATTATCAGGTGGAATCATAGCTGGGATATCTGTTGCAGGAGTAGTTGGTGTTTTGTTATTTTCTGGATGTTTGTATATTGGATATCGTAGAAAAAAGAATGCGGCCAAGATTCAGTTGGTCTCAGGAGTATCTGAAG GAGGCACATTTAGCCATGCGTATGATTCTGCTGTTAATCGGGATGGCGCCTCTCATGGGCTTACCGGCATTACTGTTGACAAATCTGTTGAGTTCTCATATGAAGAACTTGCAAGCGCATCTAATGACTTTGATATTGCTTGTAAGATTGGTGAAGGGGGTTTTGGTTCTGTCTACTATGCCGAGCTCCGAGGTGAA AAAGCTGCAATAAAGAAAATGGATATGCAAGCCAGTAGAGAGTTTCTTGCCGAATTAAAGGTTTTGACACATGTTCACCACCTCAACCTG GTGCGGTTGATAGGATATTGTGTAGAGGGCTCTCTGTTTCTTGTAtatgaatatattgagaatGGAAACTTAAGTCAGCATCTTCGTGGTTCAG GCAGGGAACCACTGACATGGTCAACCAGAGTGCAGATCGCTCTGGATTCAGCAAGAGGTCTTGAATATATCCATGAACACACTGTCCCAGTCTACATCCATCGTGATATTAAACCAGCAAATATTTTAATAGACAAGAACTTCCGTGCAAAG GTTGCAGATTTTGGATTAACAAAACTAACTGAAGTGGGAAGTACTTCGTTGCCAACGGGCCGTCTTGTGGGCACATTTGGGTATATGCCACCAGA ATATGCGCAGTATGGTGATGTTTCTCCAAAAGTAGATGTCTATGCTTTTGGTGTCGTCCTTTATGAGTTAATTTCTGCAAAAGATGCAATAGTTAAGTCCACTGGCTCTGCTGCAGACTCAAAGGGGCTTGTTGCGTTG TTTGAAGAAGTTTTTAATAATCCAAACCGGAGCGAAAGCCTCCAAACACTGTTTGACCCCAGACTTGGAGATTATCCCCTCGAATCAGTCGTCAAG TTGGCCGAGCTTGCGAGAGCTTGTACGCatgaaaatcctcaaattcgACCATCCATGAGATCTATTGTGGTTGCGTTGATGACTCTCTTGTCATCAACAGAAGATTGGGACGTGGGCTCTTTCTATGGAAATCAAGGTTTGTTAAATTTAATGTCTGGAAGATAG